A window of Desulfobulbus oralis genomic DNA:
GCACCGGCTCTCGACCATCAGGCACGCGGACAGGATTCTGTGCATCGAAAAGGGGCGGATAGTCGAGGACGACGCCCCGGACAGGCTCCTGGCCCGGGAGAGCAGATATGCCCAACTGCACCGCATCCAGGCCGGGGCCTGAAGGACCGGCCAGATGAGTCCCATGAAGCTGATTCGGAGATTTCGCGCCGCTCTTGCGGACCTGCTTGCGGCGCAAGGCCCGGGACATGAGGATGATTTCTCGCCTGTGGCCCTCGAGGTGCTGGACCAGCCGCCCGCTCCCTTTGCCCGGGCGGCCCTGCTGCTCATTCTGCTGCTGGCCCTGATCCTCCTGGCGTGGTCGGCGCTGGCCAAAGTGGATATCGTCGTTTCGGCCACAGGCGTGGTCGTGCCCAGGGGCAAGGTCAAAGTCATCCAGCCCATGGAAGGCGGCAGGGTGACCGCCATTCACGTGCGGGACGGCCAGCAGGTCAGGCGCGACGAGGTGCTGGTCACCATGGACAGCACGGAAAGTCAGGCCGATCTGACCACCATCCGGCAGGAACTGGAGAGCGCCGCGCTCAGCGCCATGCGCCTGCGGGCCCAGCTTTCCGGAGACGAAAGCCTGTTTCAGCCCGGGCCCGCATCCCGTGCCGCAGAGGTCAAACTGCAGCGTGATCTGCTGCGGGAATCCCTGCTGACCGAAAAGGCGCGCCAGGCTGCCATGGCCAACGAACTCTCGCGCAATCAGGCGGAACGGGAAAGCCTGATGGCAAGCGTCGACAAGCAGGAGCGGGCGCTGCCCCTCCTGAAAAAGATGCATGAGAAAAAGAGGCACATGCTCAGAAAGGGCCTGATTCCCGAAATCGAGTACATTCAGGCCCAGATGGCCTTTGACGACGCAAGCGGCAATCTGGAGGCGGAAAAGGGCCGGCTCCGGGCCGCGGAGGCGCAGTTGGCCAAGGCCATGCAGGAGTC
This region includes:
- a CDS encoding HlyD family type I secretion periplasmic adaptor subunit, whose protein sequence is MSPMKLIRRFRAALADLLAAQGPGHEDDFSPVALEVLDQPPAPFARAALLLILLLALILLAWSALAKVDIVVSATGVVVPRGKVKVIQPMEGGRVTAIHVRDGQQVRRDEVLVTMDSTESQADLTTIRQELESAALSAMRLRAQLSGDESLFQPGPASRAAEVKLQRDLLRESLLTEKARQAAMANELSRNQAERESLMASVDKQERALPLLKKMHEKKRHMLRKGLIPEIEYIQAQMAFDDASGNLEAEKGRLRAAEAQLAKAMQESQLEEREKKRDLLAELSEALNRRDTLTQELAKAANKQEYSELRAPIDGFVQQLAIHTIGGVVTPAQTLMVIVPLDDGLEVEAKVLNKDIGLIAGGQQVSVKVTAYPYTRYGDIAGGIEWVAQDAVMDEQLGPIYPVRISLQSTRLPRLVDRREGLLSPGMTVTTDIKVGKRRVIEFFLTPILRYTQESFREH